One window from the genome of Scatophagus argus isolate fScaArg1 chromosome 13, fScaArg1.pri, whole genome shotgun sequence encodes:
- the LOC124069773 gene encoding apolipoprotein D-like, protein MLMSTGCGEKMNAIQVISLTLLSVLAANAQVIMPGRCPRPAVQEKFDAARYLGTWYDIQRLPHNFQKGECSTATYSLKSPGVVGVLNRELLADGTIDSISGTAMAKDPSEPAKLVVSFFENSPPAPYWVLSTDYDNYSLVYSCTDLGVLHVEFAWIMSRQPTLPEETIEELHSTLSSIGVRVDKLLTTNQDPVYCSAMNQ, encoded by the exons ATGTTGATGTCTACAGGTTGTGGAGAAAAGATGAATGCCATCCAGGTGATTTCCCTCACTCTGCTGTCCGTCTTGGCAGCCAACGCCCAGGTCATCATGCCAGGAAGATGCCCGAGGCCTGCTGTCCAGGAGAAATTTGATGCAGCCAGG TATCTTGGTACATGGTACGACATCCAGAGACTGCCACATAATTTCCAGAAGGGCGAGTGCAGCACTGCCACCTACAGCCTGAAGAGCCCTGGAGTTGTTGGCGTCCTCAACAGAGAGCTGCT TGCTGATGGGACTATTGACTCCATCAGCGGCACTGCCATGGCTAAGGACCCCTCTGAGCCTGCCAAGCTGGTGGTTTCCTTCTTTGAGA ATTCTCCCCCTGCCCCTTACTGGGTGCTGTCCACCGACTACGACAACTACTCCCTGGTCTACAGCTGCACCGACCTCGGGGTGCTGCATGTGGAGTTTGCCTGGATCATGAGCCGGCAGCCAACCCTGCCTGAGGAGACCATTGAGGAGCTGCACAGCACCCTGTCCTCCATCGGAGTCAGAGTGGATAAGCTGCTCACCACCAACCAGGACCCAGTTTACTGCAGTGCCATGAACCAGTAA
- the and2 gene encoding actinodin2 encodes MRLVDVPAVSDDVKAEAMASLTKLVRNRRNVPVLAVPQFKRLPDFWGWYKYFMDTHNQEGVEDLDRLYMAYLQNKHRSEEGPTFNHYLKHLSEIYKTCADSDDPECIAESTSKPKAAVVMPAPIKSAAVRLCNPYLDPYCLFPLVPKAAAPEPEPAPAPAKVPAPILTPLLPPFPLKSPTGFYYYAPVLEPFLSAEQRAELLRICNAEDVECLQYHLRAAYGYRPAPATPPSYAALKCDPKDPYCMPTLVHKAPTGFYHLLYPSCDPAVDPLCVTNVAAPAPLAAEEAPKEQHCNPLFDAGCNPLTATKLSGLTKPVLEYAPRDEPAPPAAPLSCDPRSDPFCILAAAAALRKPPPQIPEHQVRYKLGVRGKTKEGYDCYVHYDKDCTPVKSGLKAKAEIKAPSKPFCHPFDPNCGKFASPSGVEAPKPSKDGIILPDPHCDPEYDYNCRLRRAEPAADEPAADEPTEEKAADEPTKEVTVPRFEDFLRGVMSQHK; translated from the exons ATGAGGCTAGTGGATG TGCCTGCAGTGTCTGATGATGTGAAAGCTGAGGCCATGGCGAGCCTGACGAAGTTGGTTCGCAACAGAAGGAACGTCCCCGTCTTGGCTGTGCCCCAGTTCAAACGCCTGCCAGACTTCTGGGGATGGTACAAGTACTTTATGGACACCCACAACCAGGAGGGA GTTGAGGATCTGGATCGTCTCTACATGGCCTACCTGCAGAACAAGCACAGGTCAGAGGAGGGACCAACCTTCAACCACTACCTCAAGCACCTCAGTGAAATCTACAAGACTTGTGCTGATTCTGATGATCCAGAGTGCATCGCTGAGTCTACCAGCAAGCCAAAGGCAGCCGTGGTGATGCCTGCCCCCATTAAGTCTGCTGCCGTCAGGCTGTGCAACCCTTACCTTGACCCGTACTGCCTCTTCCCCCTCGTCCCCAAGGCTGCTGCCCCAGAGCCTGAACCAGCCCCAGCTCCAGCCAAGGTGCCGGCCCCTATCCTCACCCCCTTGCTGCCCCCCTTTCCCCTGAAGAGCCCCACTGGCTTCTATTACTATGCCCCCGTCCTGGAGCCCTTCCTGAGTGCTGAGCAGAGGGCTGAGCTGCTGAGGATCTGCAATGCTGAAGATGTGGAATGTCTGCAGTATCACCTGAGGGCAGCTTATGGCTACCGCCCGGCCCCTGCTACTCCCCCGTCCTATGCCGCTCTCAAATGTGACCCAAAGGACCCCTACTGCATGCCAACCCTGGTCCACAAAGCCCCTACTGGCTTCTACCACCTGCTCTATCCCAGCTGTGACCCAGCAGTCGATCCCCTGTGTGTGACCAACGTTGCTGCGCCTGCTCCCCTCGCTGCAGAGGAGGCCCCTAAAGAGCAACACTGCAACCCTCTCTTTGACGCTGGCTGCAACCCTCTGACCGCCACCAAGCTGTCCGGCCTCACCAAGCCCGTGCTGGAGTACGCCCCGAGGGACGAGCCtgcacctcctgctgctcctctgtccTGCGACCCTCGCTCTGACCCATTCTGCATactggcagctgctgctgccctgcgCAAGCCTCCTCCGCAGATCCCCGAGCACCAG GTCCGCTACAAGCTCGGTGTCCGCGGCAAGACCAAGGAGGGCTATGACTGCTATGTGCACTATGACAAAGACTGCACCCCGGTGAAGTCTGGCCTCAAGGCCAAGGCCGAGATCAAGGCTCCTTCCAAGCCGTTCTGCCATCCATTCGACCCCAACTGTGGCAAGTTTGCTTCACCCTCCGGTGTTGAGGCCCCGAAACCCAGCAAGGATGGCATAATCCTGCCTGACCCCCACTGCGACCCGGAGTATGACTACAACTGCCGTCTGCGTCGCGCTGAGCCCGCCGCTGATGAGCCCGCCGCTGATGAGCCTACTGAGGAGAAAGCCGCCGATGAGCCCACCAAGGAGGTCACTGTACCACGATTTGAGGACTTCCTCAGGGGAGTCATGAGCCAACACAAGTAG
- the LOC124069878 gene encoding COP9 signalosome complex subunit 9, with amino-acid sequence MPLKDQSNSTAMKPAVDEMFPEGAGPYVDLDEAGGSTGLLMDLAANEKAVHSDFFNDFEDLFDDDDIQ; translated from the exons ATGCCGCTAAAAGATCAGTCAAACTCGACCGCTATGAAACCAGCAGTGGATGAGATGTTTCCCGAAGGAGCTGGACCCTACGTTGATCTGGATGAG GCTGGGGGAAGCACAGGACTGCTGATGGACCTGGCTGCCAATGAAAAGGCGGTTCATTCAGACTTCTTCAATG ATTTTGAGGAtctgtttgatgatgatgatatccAGTGA
- the LOC124069518 gene encoding apolipoprotein D-like gives MKAMQVISLTLLSVLAASAQVLKFGKCPKPAVQANFDATRYIGKWYEIQKLPTSFQRGECGTATYSLKSPGVIGVLNRELLDDGTINSIVGSAKVKDPAEPAKLEVSFYETSPPGPYWVLSTDYEGHSLVYGCTDFGLFRMELSWILSREPTLPEETVEELHSILSSVGVNVDKMVPTNQDETYCRTMNH, from the exons ATGAAGGCCATGCAGGTGATTTCCTTGACTCTGCTGTCTGTTCTTGCAGCCAGCGCCCAGGTTTTGAAGTTTGGCAAATGTCCCAAACCAGCTGTTCAGGCCAACTTTGATGCTACCAGG TACATCGGTAAGTGGTATGAGATCCAGAAGTTGCCCACGTCCTTCCAGAGAGGTGAGTGCGGCACTGCTACCTACAGCCTGAAGAGCCCTGGTGTCATCGGAGTCCTCAACAGAGAGCTGCT CGATGATGGAACCATTAATTCTATTGTGGGCTCTGCCAAAGTCAAGGATCCTGCAGAGCCTGCCAAGCTCGAGGTCTCCTTCTATGAAA CATCTCCCCCCGGTCCTTACTGGGTGCTGTCCACCGACTATGAGGGTCACTCTCTGGTCTACGGCTGCACAGACTTCGGCCTCTTCCGCATGGAGCTGTCTTGGATCCTGAGCAGAGAGCCCACCTTGCCTGAGGAGACCGTGGAGGAGCTGCACAGCATCCTGTCCTCTGTTGGCGTCAATGTGGACAAGATGGTCCCCACCAACCAGGACGAGACTTACTGCAGAACCATGAACCATTAA
- the apoda.1 gene encoding apolipoprotein Da, duplicate 1: MKLSFVLVFAFTLPFIGAQVPHWGPCPEPSVQSAFSLKQFMGRWFEIAKLPAQFEKGRCIETNFTMRTDNSIRVVSSEILKGELRKIEGTGVIEDLKNPAKLGISYSYVLPYSPYWILSTDYVNTALVYSCTDVLRLFHVDFAWILGRTRTLPDSTVEKAKEIFANNNIDVSRMIASRQQGCDKIL, translated from the exons ATGAAGTTATCTTTTGTTCTGGTTTTTGCATTCACCCTTCCATTCATCGGGGCTCAGGTGCCCCACTGGGGACCCTGTCCCGAGCCCTCCGTTCAATCAGCCTTCAGTCTTAAGCAG TTCATGGGGAGATGGTTTGAAATTGCCAAACTGCCGGCCCAGTTTGAGAAGGGACGGTGCATCGAAACCAATTTCACTATGAGGACAGACAACTCCATTCGAGTGGTCAGCTCCGAAATACT aaaaggtgaGCTGAGGAAAATCGAAGGGACTGGAGTCATAGAGGATCTGAAGAATCCCGCCAAGCTGGGAATAAGTTATTCCTACG TCCTGCCCTACTCCCCTTACTGGATCCTGTCCACCGACTACGTGAACACGGCCCTGGTCTATTCCTGCACGGACGTCCTGAGGCTCTTCCACGTTGACTTCGCCTGGATCCTGGGCCGAACACGAACCCTGCCGGACTCCACTGTGGAGAAAGCAAAGGAGATCTTTGCCAACAACAACATCGACGTGAGCAGGATGATTGCCAGCAGGCAGCAAGGCTGCGACAAAATTCTCTGA